The Halomonas sp. 'Soap Lake #6' genomic sequence CGTATTGCTGAACAAACGGAGAATGCGGTCATCGTGTTTATTGTCTGTGATCGTGGTGATCGCTACCTCTCAACAGGCCTATTTGCCCCGGAGATTTAAATGGCTATGTTGGGTAAGCGGCGGCCACCCCGCCCTGCATCCGGGAACTCTGGATTGGCGCGTACGCCTAGCGGTAAGGCGCAGCAGCCGAAGAGTGCCACTAACAGGGATGCTACTGCCAACAGAGACGCTACCGCGCCGTTGGTCATTGAACGTTTAGCTCATGACGGGCGTGGTGTGGCCCATAACGCGGCGGGTAAAACGGTATTTGTTAGCCAGGCGCTGCCCGGTGAACACGTAGAGGTCGGTGTACACGTAACACGAAAACGTTTTGATGAAGCGCATATCAAAGCGTTGTTAACCTCCTCGTCGGTACGGGTAGCCCCGCCATGCCTTCATTTCAGCCAGTGTGGTGGCTGCGACCTGCAGCATCTTGAGGTTAGCGCCCAGCGCGCTCACAAGCGCGACGTAGTGAGCGAGCTAATGGCACGCCAGGGCATTGAGTTGGGCGCGATTACGGCCCTTAATGGCAGTCGTGAAAGCTATCGTCGTCGTGCACGGTTAGGGGTTAAAGTCGATGGCAATGGCAAGGTGTTGCTAGGGTTTCGTGCCCCTCACAGCCACCGTTTAGTAGACATCCAACAGTGCTATGTATTAGTGCCGGAGCTGCAGGCGCTTATTGCCCCTTTAAAGCAGCTATTAACGAGCCTGGAAGCGCCACGGCAGGTCGGCCATATTGAGCTTATTGCGACCGCAGATACCGTAGTGGTGCTCGTTCGTCAGTTAAAGGAGCACGTCCAGGATAGCGCACGTTGGCAGGCCTTTGCTAAGCAGCAGCACATCAGTTTAGGGGCCTGGTTAGGGCGTGAATCCCCAGTGCTGCACTGGTATGGTGCAACACCGCAGTTGATAGAGACGCTAACGTTCGCCGCACTAGGGCTTGGAAAAACAGGTCTTGGAAAAACAGGTCTTGGAAAAACAGGTCTTGAGCAAATAGATATTGAGCAAATAGGTCTTGAGCAAAACAGGGTGCAGGAAGCACGTGTTATGGCGGCTAGTTCTCATAAGGAGGCAGCCATAGCATTACAGTTTTCGCCGGGAGATTTTTTGCAGGTAAACGCCGAGGTCAACCAAAAAATGGTGGCTCAGGTGGTAGCATGGTTATCGCCTGGACATGGGCAGCCGGTAATGGATTTGTTCGCAGGGATTGGCAATTTTAGCCTACCGTTAGCAGTGGCCGGTGCCAGAGTGCATGCTGTAGAGGGCAATCCAGCAATGGTTGAACGTATTGTTGCTAATGCTAGCCTTAATCAGCTTGACGTAAGTGCCCAGCAGGCGAATTTAAGCGATGCCAAGGTGGTCCAAGAGCTGCTAAGCAATCAGCAGATAGATGCGTTGGTGCTGGATCCGCCACGCAGTGGGGCTGAAGCTATCTGCCAAGCTTTGGGCCGTCACAGGATTGCTAAAGTCGCCTATATTTCCTGTGATCCAGCAACACTTGCCCGAGATGCGGCACACCTTGTGCATGCGGGGTACTGCATCAAGCAAGTAGCAGTGGCGGATATGTTCCTGCACACTGCCCACATGGAAACGCTGATGCTGTTTGAATACGCGGGCTAGTTTGCCCATTGCATCAAGCCTCGATGACATTTGCGTAGAGGTCGTCGCCCAGAAAGGATGAGTCATTGTCATGGTGAAAGTGCGTGAAGACCAGCCGCTAACTGAAAGCGGTAAGGTGGACATACAACAGTGGTTAACGCGCCTTCAAGAGGATGTGCGTCTACCTGAACCTGAACGGTTACTGCAAGCGTGCTCGCTTGCTGATCAACTGGAGCAAGACGCGCCAAACTCTCACCGAGTATGGCTCTCGCCAGGTTCAAGTTTCCGCATGGGGCTTGAAATGGCGGATATACTCGCCGAACTCAAGCTGGACCAGCCCACCCTTGAGGCCGCCGTGCTCTACCGCGCAGTGCGCGAAGGTCTACTGAGTCTCGAGGCAGTAACCAAGTGCTTTGGGGACGAAGTTGCTACGCTCATTGATGGCGTTTTACAGATGGCCGCCATTAGCTATCCACTGGCACCAAACCACGGCATGAGCCAGCATAACCAGCAGGAAAACCTGCGCAAAATGCTGGTGAATATGGTGGGGGATGTACGCGTTGCATTGATTAAAATTGCTGAGCGCACCTGCGCTCTACGCCAAGTGAAA encodes the following:
- a CDS encoding TRAM domain-containing protein translates to MAMLGKRRPPRPASGNSGLARTPSGKAQQPKSATNRDATANRDATAPLVIERLAHDGRGVAHNAAGKTVFVSQALPGEHVEVGVHVTRKRFDEAHIKALLTSSSVRVAPPCLHFSQCGGCDLQHLEVSAQRAHKRDVVSELMARQGIELGAITALNGSRESYRRRARLGVKVDGNGKVLLGFRAPHSHRLVDIQQCYVLVPELQALIAPLKQLLTSLEAPRQVGHIELIATADTVVVLVRQLKEHVQDSARWQAFAKQQHISLGAWLGRESPVLHWYGATPQLIETLTFAALGLGKTGLGKTGLGKTGLEQIDIEQIGLEQNRVQEARVMAASSHKEAAIALQFSPGDFLQVNAEVNQKMVAQVVAWLSPGHGQPVMDLFAGIGNFSLPLAVAGARVHAVEGNPAMVERIVANASLNQLDVSAQQANLSDAKVVQELLSNQQIDALVLDPPRSGAEAICQALGRHRIAKVAYISCDPATLARDAAHLVHAGYCIKQVAVADMFLHTAHMETLMLFEYAG